In the Gallaecimonas pentaromativorans genome, one interval contains:
- a CDS encoding PepSY-associated TM helix domain-containing protein: MSWRGLCKKLHLWLGLTVGTALLVLGLSGAALVYYVPLDRWLHPAIDTQHAQPPNWDRALATLRARFPDKTGPWRLEATGDGGAIPARYYHPPETTGQGFAPMMVWLSPDGSQLLRRDYWGDYLVTWLYNLHYQLLLGATGSWVVGWLGLASALLLFSGLYSWWPKVGRWRRQFQVSAGAPALRALLEWHRLIGVLSALPLLLLCLTGAALALPGPTATLLGWTLGTPAAAPVLASQSGPPVLPSTALAAARQALPGARLAWIETPPLSGGNYRFRLQLPGDPSMRFPHSYVTVQGQSAKVLAIFDARAQGPATTFNNWLHPLHDGSAGGFWLRSLWLLAGAAPLMLFTLGIRRWRLRRRRYGEAV; this comes from the coding sequence ATGTCCTGGCGGGGGCTTTGTAAAAAACTGCATCTGTGGCTGGGGTTAACGGTGGGCACGGCACTCTTGGTGCTGGGGCTTTCCGGAGCGGCGCTGGTGTACTACGTGCCCTTAGACCGCTGGCTGCACCCGGCTATTGATACGCAACATGCCCAGCCGCCCAACTGGGATCGCGCCCTGGCTACCCTGCGCGCCCGCTTCCCAGACAAAACCGGCCCCTGGCGCCTAGAGGCCACCGGTGACGGCGGCGCCATTCCGGCCCGTTATTACCATCCCCCCGAAACCACCGGCCAAGGCTTTGCGCCGATGATGGTGTGGCTATCGCCCGACGGCAGCCAACTGCTGCGCCGCGATTACTGGGGCGATTACCTGGTGACCTGGCTTTATAACCTCCATTACCAGTTGCTATTGGGGGCCACCGGCAGTTGGGTGGTGGGCTGGTTGGGGCTGGCCAGTGCTCTACTGCTATTCAGCGGGCTTTACAGCTGGTGGCCCAAAGTTGGCCGCTGGCGCCGCCAGTTTCAGGTTAGCGCTGGCGCCCCGGCGCTACGCGCCCTGCTGGAGTGGCACCGGCTGATTGGCGTGTTAAGTGCGCTGCCGCTGTTATTGCTGTGCCTAACCGGCGCCGCCCTGGCCCTGCCCGGCCCCACCGCCACCTTGCTGGGCTGGACCTTGGGTACTCCGGCGGCCGCGCCAGTGCTGGCCAGCCAAAGCGGGCCGCCAGTTTTACCCAGCACGGCGCTGGCCGCCGCTCGCCAAGCCCTGCCCGGTGCGCGCCTGGCCTGGATAGAAACGCCGCCGCTCAGCGGCGGCAACTACCGGTTTCGGCTGCAACTGCCAGGTGACCCTTCCATGCGCTTTCCCCACAGCTATGTGACGGTACAAGGGCAAAGCGCTAAGGTGCTGGCGATCTTTGATGCCAGAGCCCAAGGCCCGGCCACCACCTTTAACAACTGGCTGCACCCGCTACATGACGGCAGCGCCGGGGGTTTTTGGCTGCGAAGCTTGTGGCTGCTGGCAGGCGCCGCGCCGCTGATGCTGTTTACCCTCGGCATAAGGCGCTGGCGGCTGCGTCGGCGCCGCTATGGCGAGGCTGTTTAG
- a CDS encoding ABC transporter permease: MTLEQQAPAKAPKTGLRFNPRYGWPLLALALLLAVNLVLDPGFFSIHLQDGRLFGTPIDILNRAAPVALLAIGMTLVIATGGIDLSVGAVMAVAGAVCANLLVAGASLPLVIAAGLATGLICGLVNGALVSYMGIQPIVATLLLMVAGRGIAQLINAGQIVTFQDAGFAFLGSGSFLGFPMPVWLVLLVAVICQALLRRTALGLFIEAVGCNASASRYLGVNDRGVKLFAYLVAGACAALAGMIATADIQGADGNNTGLWLELDAILAVVIGGAALTGGRFSIPLSLVGVLIIQSLATTIIVSGIDPRFNLLIKALVVLLVLLLQSTQFRAQLKRLAGRSK; the protein is encoded by the coding sequence ATGACCCTAGAACAACAAGCGCCGGCCAAGGCGCCTAAAACCGGGCTGCGCTTTAACCCCCGCTATGGCTGGCCGCTGTTGGCCCTGGCGCTGTTGCTGGCGGTAAACCTGGTGCTGGACCCCGGCTTTTTTAGCATTCACCTGCAAGACGGCCGCCTCTTTGGCACCCCCATTGATATCTTGAACCGCGCCGCGCCGGTGGCACTGCTGGCCATCGGCATGACCCTGGTGATCGCCACCGGCGGCATTGATTTGTCGGTAGGGGCGGTAATGGCGGTGGCAGGGGCGGTGTGCGCCAACCTGCTGGTAGCCGGTGCCAGCCTGCCGCTGGTGATTGCGGCGGGCCTGGCAACGGGCCTGATTTGCGGCCTGGTGAACGGCGCCCTGGTCAGTTACATGGGCATCCAGCCCATAGTGGCCACCTTGCTGCTGATGGTAGCCGGGCGCGGCATTGCCCAGCTTATTAACGCCGGGCAGATTGTCACCTTCCAAGATGCCGGCTTTGCCTTTTTAGGCTCCGGCAGCTTTTTAGGCTTTCCCATGCCGGTGTGGCTGGTGCTGCTGGTGGCGGTAATTTGCCAGGCGCTGCTGCGCCGCACCGCCCTTGGGCTCTTTATCGAGGCGGTGGGCTGCAACGCCAGCGCCAGCCGCTACCTGGGGGTGAACGACAGGGGCGTTAAGCTCTTTGCCTATCTGGTAGCCGGGGCCTGCGCGGCGCTGGCAGGGATGATAGCCACCGCCGATATCCAGGGCGCCGACGGCAACAACACCGGCCTGTGGCTGGAGCTGGACGCCATCCTGGCGGTGGTGATTGGCGGCGCAGCGCTAACCGGCGGGCGCTTTTCCATTCCTTTGTCTTTGGTGGGGGTGCTCATCATTCAAAGCCTTGCTACCACCATCATCGTTAGCGGTATCGATCCCCGCTTTAACCTGCTTATCAAAGCCCTGGTGGTGCTGCTGGTGCTGCTGCTGCAATCAACGCAGTTTCGCGCCCAGCTCAAGCGCCTGGCCGGGAGGTCCAAATGA
- a CDS encoding TonB-dependent receptor, with amino-acid sequence MPIKNAVAADNGDTSFAIGEHLTVTGKPLADAATLLGSVDRLGRDVAQSSDSDYPWQLVGQMPGVMLTDFNQGTTSGKLSFRGFNGEGDINAVKLLIDGIPSNSNDGNMPYLDMIFPLDLEGIEVVRSTSDPRYGLYNIAGNVTLLTRSGGNYLDGRLSAGSFGRRQGQVALGHEAGRLSQNYSAGYLSSDGYRDHSSLSRKGVSGKWALAATHTLTLGASARHYEARADEAGYLTGPVAARTPRASNSYNQYDGDSRTMNQFSLNLDWALPKGQLNALSWLNQLSDDRYVTFSEGSSQQRRYTHETHYGVRATYNVDPQLAAFHRLHLALGISTEQQDNTSERYLTVARVPTSQTRDWRYHLNVSGLYGQLMMEPVRWLRITPAWRLDRVSGSLSNRLTDSRADANDYGTISQPKLSLALLPLDNLTFFGNWGRTFQIGVGAGSYRTSPSQPDLAPSINQGWELGIKYQPTPDSSVRLSRWNQTASGELEVKLNDPNGDYANLGKTKRDGIDLQGTWTPSEALTLWASVAWQEAVIVTPDPATPELAGNDIDHVPHRLISGGGDYQLTPKLSLSASLRAQTRYYLTTRNSEGHYGAFTLLDLKARYTLNSHWELGAAITNLTNAHHEYLWWDNSQSLHSPGDERAFTLSVRASY; translated from the coding sequence TTGCCTATTAAGAACGCCGTAGCTGCCGACAACGGCGACACCAGCTTTGCCATAGGTGAGCACCTGACCGTGACCGGCAAACCCTTGGCTGACGCCGCTACCCTATTAGGTTCGGTAGACCGGCTAGGCCGCGACGTAGCCCAAAGCAGCGACAGCGACTACCCCTGGCAACTGGTAGGTCAGATGCCAGGGGTGATGCTTACCGACTTCAACCAGGGCACCACCAGCGGCAAGCTGTCTTTTCGCGGCTTTAACGGCGAAGGCGACATCAACGCCGTTAAGCTGCTGATAGACGGTATCCCCTCCAATTCCAACGATGGCAACATGCCCTACCTGGACATGATATTTCCCCTGGATCTGGAGGGCATAGAAGTGGTGCGCAGCACCAGCGACCCACGCTATGGCCTTTATAACATCGCCGGTAACGTCACCCTGCTGACCCGCTCCGGTGGCAACTATCTGGACGGTAGGCTTTCAGCAGGCAGCTTCGGGCGCCGCCAAGGCCAAGTGGCGCTGGGTCATGAAGCGGGACGCCTTAGCCAAAACTACAGTGCAGGCTACCTAAGCTCGGACGGCTATCGCGACCATTCGAGCCTCAGCCGAAAAGGCGTATCGGGCAAGTGGGCCCTGGCGGCCACCCACACCCTGACTCTGGGTGCCAGCGCCCGCCATTATGAGGCCAGGGCCGACGAAGCTGGCTATCTCACCGGCCCGGTAGCCGCCCGCACCCCGCGCGCCAGTAACAGCTACAACCAATACGACGGCGACAGCCGCACCATGAACCAGTTCAGCCTGAACCTGGACTGGGCATTGCCCAAAGGCCAGCTAAACGCCTTGAGCTGGCTGAATCAGCTCAGTGACGACCGCTATGTCACTTTTTCAGAAGGCAGTTCCCAGCAGCGGCGCTACACCCATGAAACGCACTACGGCGTGCGCGCCACCTACAATGTGGACCCACAGCTGGCGGCCTTTCATCGGCTGCACCTGGCGCTGGGAATAAGCACCGAGCAGCAAGACAATACCTCCGAGCGTTACCTGACGGTGGCCAGGGTGCCGACCAGCCAAACCCGCGATTGGCGCTATCACCTCAATGTCTCCGGGCTCTACGGCCAACTGATGATGGAGCCGGTGCGCTGGCTGCGCATTACCCCGGCTTGGCGATTAGACAGAGTGAGCGGCAGCTTGAGTAACCGCCTCACAGACAGCCGCGCCGATGCCAATGATTACGGCACCATCAGCCAGCCCAAGCTGTCGCTGGCGCTGCTGCCGCTGGATAACCTCACCTTCTTTGGCAACTGGGGCCGCACCTTTCAGATAGGGGTGGGCGCCGGCAGCTATCGCACCTCTCCCAGCCAGCCGGACTTGGCGCCCTCTATTAACCAAGGGTGGGAACTGGGCATCAAATACCAGCCGACGCCAGATAGCTCGGTGCGCCTTAGTCGCTGGAACCAAACCGCCAGCGGCGAGTTGGAAGTCAAACTCAACGACCCCAATGGCGACTACGCCAACCTCGGTAAAACCAAGCGCGACGGCATTGATTTACAAGGCACCTGGACCCCCAGTGAAGCACTGACACTGTGGGCCTCAGTGGCTTGGCAAGAGGCGGTGATCGTCACCCCAGACCCGGCCACGCCAGAACTGGCCGGTAACGACATCGACCACGTGCCGCATCGGCTGATAAGCGGCGGTGGCGATTACCAGCTAACGCCCAAGCTAAGCCTTTCAGCGAGTCTTCGTGCCCAGACCCGTTACTATCTCACCACCCGCAACAGCGAAGGCCATTACGGCGCCTTTACCCTGCTTGACCTAAAGGCCCGCTATACCCTCAACAGCCACTGGGAGCTAGGCGCAGCCATCACTAACCTAACCAATGCCCACCATGAGTACCTGTGGTGGGACAACAGCCAAAGCTTGCATAGCCCCGGCGACGAAAGGGCATTCACCCTGTCTGTGCGGGCCAGCTACTGA
- a CDS encoding transposase: MTRPRAELVSVNDTPYYHCIGRCVRRAFLCGKDTVTGQDFSHRKAWVMERLKVLQSVFTIELCAYAVMSNHYHLVVHVDAKAAAVLDDDAVMARWELLFALPLLVSRYRAGKLACEAERIVAQLHIDKLRQRLCDLSWFMRCLNEHIARRANEEDKCKGRFWEARFKSQAILDEAGLLACMAYVDLNPLRAKIVDTPEASADVSLSARLDTEDHSKPALLPFVTQFKDSPKGIPFALADYLALVDWTGRAQREDKRGFITPETPAILERLGLDADSFLIALGQHQLSRGSVIGQKQAQSAYAKAHHRRHVVGPPIKAA, translated from the coding sequence ATGACCCGTCCTCGTGCTGAACTGGTGTCGGTGAACGACACGCCCTACTACCACTGCATTGGTCGTTGTGTTCGCCGCGCCTTTCTCTGTGGCAAAGACACTGTCACCGGCCAGGATTTCAGTCACCGCAAGGCGTGGGTGATGGAGCGGCTAAAGGTATTGCAATCAGTCTTTACCATCGAGCTTTGTGCCTATGCGGTGATGTCCAACCATTACCACTTAGTGGTGCATGTGGATGCCAAAGCGGCAGCGGTGTTAGACGATGACGCGGTAATGGCCCGTTGGGAGCTGCTGTTTGCTTTGCCTTTGCTGGTTAGCCGCTATCGGGCCGGTAAGTTAGCCTGTGAGGCTGAGCGGATTGTGGCGCAGTTACATATCGACAAGTTGCGTCAGCGCCTGTGTGACCTGTCCTGGTTTATGCGCTGCTTGAACGAGCATATTGCCCGTCGGGCCAATGAAGAAGACAAGTGTAAGGGCCGGTTTTGGGAGGCGCGGTTTAAGTCGCAAGCCATTTTGGATGAAGCCGGTTTACTGGCTTGCATGGCGTATGTGGACCTTAATCCCCTTCGAGCCAAGATAGTGGATACCCCGGAAGCCTCAGCCGATGTGTCCTTATCGGCAAGGCTGGATACTGAAGACCACAGCAAACCTGCACTACTGCCTTTTGTCACCCAGTTTAAAGACAGCCCCAAGGGCATTCCCTTTGCGTTGGCCGATTACCTGGCCTTGGTGGATTGGACAGGCCGCGCACAACGTGAAGATAAGCGCGGCTTCATCACCCCAGAAACACCTGCCATTTTGGAACGCTTAGGCCTTGATGCAGACAGCTTCCTTATCGCCCTGGGCCAGCACCAGCTTTCCCGTGGCTCTGTGATTGGCCAAAAACAGGCTCAAAGTGCCTATGCCAAAGCCCATCATCGACGACACGTGGTCGGCCCACCGATAAAAGCCGCTTAA
- the yjfF gene encoding galactofuranose ABC transporter, permease protein YjfF, with the protein MSSRYLPLGITALLLVVMFAVGAVQFDGFGSLRVVANLFTDNAFLLITALGMTLVILSGGIDLSVGAVIALSGVLCGVLITKLGWHPLAAFAVVLVAGTGFGALMGCLIHYYKLQPFIVTLAGMFLARGLATTISEQSIAIEDPFYDAVSEFGINLPGGAWLSCSALILFVVLAAVFLLAHYSRFGGYIYALGGNSQSAALMGVPMARTTIGIYAISSFLAALAGIVFTFYTFSGYALTGIGTELDAIAAVVIGGTLLSGGSGYVLGTVLGVLLMGTIQTYIVFDGTLNSWWTKIVIGILLFVFIALQKAMTLRRAAHA; encoded by the coding sequence ATATCCAGTCGTTATCTGCCCCTTGGCATTACCGCTTTGCTGCTGGTGGTGATGTTTGCGGTAGGGGCAGTCCAATTCGATGGCTTTGGCAGCCTGCGCGTGGTTGCCAACCTCTTTACCGACAACGCCTTTTTGCTGATAACCGCCCTGGGCATGACCCTGGTTATCCTCTCTGGCGGTATTGATTTGTCGGTGGGGGCGGTCATCGCTCTCAGTGGCGTGCTGTGCGGCGTGCTCATTACCAAGCTTGGCTGGCACCCGCTGGCGGCCTTTGCGGTGGTGTTGGTGGCTGGCACCGGCTTTGGCGCCCTGATGGGCTGCCTTATCCACTACTACAAGTTGCAGCCTTTTATTGTCACCCTGGCTGGCATGTTCCTGGCTCGGGGCCTGGCTACCACCATCAGCGAGCAGTCTATTGCCATTGAAGATCCCTTCTACGATGCGGTGTCTGAGTTTGGTATCAACCTGCCCGGCGGGGCCTGGCTAAGCTGCTCGGCGCTCATTCTGTTTGTGGTGTTGGCGGCGGTATTTTTGCTGGCCCACTACAGCCGCTTTGGCGGTTACATTTACGCCCTTGGCGGCAACAGCCAGTCGGCGGCGCTGATGGGGGTGCCCATGGCCCGCACCACCATCGGCATCTATGCCATCTCCAGTTTCCTGGCGGCGTTGGCTGGCATTGTGTTTACCTTCTACACCTTCTCGGGCTACGCCTTGACCGGCATCGGCACCGAGCTGGACGCCATTGCCGCCGTGGTGATTGGCGGCACCTTGCTAAGCGGCGGCTCCGGCTATGTGCTGGGCACGGTGCTGGGGGTGCTGCTGATGGGCACCATTCAGACCTACATCGTCTTTGACGGCACCCTCAACAGCTGGTGGACCAAAATCGTTATTGGCATCCTGCTATTCGTGTTTATTGCCTTGCAAAAGGCCATGACCCTAAGGCGCGCTGCTCATGCTTAA
- a CDS encoding family 43 glycosylhydrolase: MVRALVLLAALVSAQALADFIPQRADPWVLKAGGQYYFTASVPSFDKVVLRKAASLEGLIRAPEVTAWQRPAQGPLAGFVWAPELHLIDGAWYLYVAVGSQKQPFQVRTQVLENKSPDPTTGHWQVLGRMQTQWDTFNLDATQFHYQGKNYLIWAQHPPDKKYNSALYIAELTGPTSLGPQTRISEPTLPWETIGYAVNEGPAVLQSHGKVFVTFSASATDANYAMGMLWAKDGADLLDASSWHKLPKPVLTTNATLKRFGPGHNSFTQDSQGRDILVYHARYYRDLKGSPLDDPNRDARLKLITWDKNGMPDFGQDVGDYSF, from the coding sequence ATGGTTAGGGCGCTGGTGCTATTGGCTGCCCTGGTCTCAGCCCAGGCGCTGGCCGATTTTATCCCCCAACGGGCCGACCCCTGGGTGCTCAAAGCCGGCGGCCAGTACTACTTCACCGCCTCGGTACCGAGCTTTGACAAAGTGGTGCTGCGAAAGGCCGCAAGCCTTGAAGGCTTAATCCGCGCCCCGGAGGTTACCGCCTGGCAGCGCCCCGCTCAGGGGCCGCTGGCGGGCTTTGTGTGGGCGCCGGAGCTGCACCTTATCGACGGCGCCTGGTATCTCTATGTGGCGGTGGGTTCGCAAAAGCAGCCCTTTCAGGTGCGCACCCAGGTGCTGGAGAATAAAAGCCCAGACCCCACCACCGGCCACTGGCAAGTGCTGGGGCGGATGCAAACCCAGTGGGACACCTTCAACCTCGACGCCACCCAGTTTCACTACCAAGGCAAAAACTACCTGATTTGGGCCCAGCACCCGCCGGACAAAAAGTACAACTCGGCGCTTTATATCGCCGAGCTGACCGGCCCCACCAGCCTTGGGCCACAAACCCGCATCAGCGAGCCAACCCTGCCTTGGGAGACCATCGGCTACGCCGTCAACGAAGGCCCGGCGGTGCTGCAAAGCCACGGCAAGGTGTTTGTCACCTTCTCCGCGTCCGCCACCGACGCCAACTACGCCATGGGCATGCTCTGGGCCAAAGACGGCGCCGATCTGTTAGACGCCAGCAGCTGGCACAAGCTCCCCAAGCCGGTGCTCACCACCAACGCCACGCTCAAACGCTTTGGCCCCGGCCATAACAGCTTCACCCAAGACAGCCAGGGCCGAGACATCCTGGTCTACCACGCCCGCTACTACCGCGACCTTAAAGGCTCGCCGCTGGACGACCCCAACCGCGACGCGCGTTTGAAACTGATTACTTGGGATAAAAACGGCATGCCGGACTTTGGGCAGGATGTAGGGGATTATTCGTTCTGA
- a CDS encoding SMP-30/gluconolactonase/LRE family protein gives MLKLIQTLDVKNVLGEGVLWHAASQSLWWTDIHGQLLYRLDWQKQIVSHWTLPEGLTAFTVLSTKPVKILGSFKSGFAYYWPQSGHIEWLARPEAHIEGNRFNDGRLDRQGRFWAATMVEDDQGQPRGVLYRLDGKDCVAQIDNLRIPNALCWSSDSKRMYHTDSPSKTIWRYDFDPQSGEVGQGRHFATVPQGEPDGAIIDADDHLICALWGGKALARFAPDGELESIHPLPVSQPTCVALGGPDMNLLFVTSATDGLSEEQLATEPLAGSLLVYESPYLGLVDAEAVGHG, from the coding sequence ATGCTTAAGCTTATTCAAACCCTTGATGTAAAAAACGTATTGGGCGAAGGGGTGCTGTGGCACGCTGCCAGCCAAAGCCTGTGGTGGACCGATATCCACGGCCAGCTCCTGTACCGCCTGGACTGGCAAAAGCAAATCGTCTCCCACTGGACCCTGCCCGAAGGCCTGACCGCCTTTACGGTGCTGAGCACCAAACCGGTGAAGATCCTCGGCAGCTTTAAATCCGGCTTTGCCTATTACTGGCCGCAATCGGGCCATATCGAATGGTTGGCCCGCCCCGAGGCTCATATTGAGGGGAACCGCTTTAACGACGGCCGCCTCGACCGCCAGGGCCGGTTTTGGGCCGCCACCATGGTGGAGGACGACCAAGGCCAGCCGCGCGGTGTGCTCTACCGCCTCGACGGTAAAGACTGCGTGGCGCAAATCGACAACCTGCGTATTCCCAATGCCCTTTGCTGGAGCAGCGATTCCAAGCGCATGTACCACACCGACTCCCCCTCAAAAACCATCTGGCGTTATGACTTTGACCCGCAAAGCGGCGAGGTAGGGCAGGGCAGGCACTTTGCCACCGTGCCCCAGGGCGAGCCTGACGGCGCCATTATCGACGCCGACGACCACCTCATCTGCGCGCTGTGGGGCGGCAAGGCCCTGGCCCGTTTTGCCCCCGATGGCGAGCTCGAAAGCATCCACCCGCTGCCGGTTTCCCAGCCCACTTGCGTGGCCCTGGGCGGCCCGGACATGAACCTGCTGTTCGTGACCTCCGCCACCGATGGCCTAAGCGAGGAGCAACTTGCTACCGAGCCCCTGGCTGGCAGCCTGCTGGTGTATGAGTCTCCCTACCTAGGCCTGGTCGATGCCGAGGCCGTTGGCCATGGTTAG
- a CDS encoding YqaE/Pmp3 family membrane protein, translating to MDLIRIIFAIILPPLGVFLQVGIGLAFWLNILLTCLGYIPGIIHAVWVIARK from the coding sequence ATGGATTTGATACGAATTATCTTTGCCATCATCCTGCCGCCCTTGGGGGTGTTTCTTCAGGTGGGTATCGGGCTGGCATTTTGGCTCAATATTCTGCTGACTTGCCTTGGCTATATTCCTGGCATTATTCACGCCGTTTGGGTGATCGCCCGTAAATGA
- a CDS encoding GntP family permease produces MSLVLILLAIIAFIVVATTKLKMHPFLALLLAAFIAAFAYGLPAASIAKTVSSGFGGILGYIGLVIVLGTIIGVILEKSGAAITMADTIIKLLGERFPGLTMSLIGYLVSIPVFCDSGFVILNSLKESLAKRLEVSSVAMSVALATGLYATHTFVPPTPGPIAAAGNLGLESNLGLVIGIGLVVAAVAALAGLFWASRFKNVEPDGSEHELSHQDWQALRASYGKLPSAWQAFSPIFVPILLICLGSVAKFPSHPFGEGGLLTLFSFLGDPLPALLIGLLLAVPLLKGDSKAEAFGHAITEGIKAAAPILLITGAGGAFGAVLKASPLGDYLGATLSAWGVGILMPFLVSAALKTAQGSSTVALVTTSALVAPMLAQLGLDSEMGRALTVMAIGAGAMTVSHANDSFFWVVSQFSGMKVGLAYRAQTMATLVQGVTAMVLVYLLSLVLL; encoded by the coding sequence ATGTCCCTGGTTCTTATTCTGCTGGCGATCATCGCCTTTATCGTGGTGGCTACCACCAAACTGAAGATGCACCCCTTCCTGGCGTTGCTGCTGGCTGCCTTTATCGCGGCCTTTGCCTACGGGCTGCCGGCGGCCAGCATTGCCAAGACGGTGTCCAGCGGTTTTGGCGGCATCCTTGGCTACATTGGCCTGGTGATCGTGCTGGGCACCATCATCGGCGTGATCCTGGAAAAAAGCGGCGCCGCCATCACCATGGCCGACACCATCATCAAGCTTTTAGGAGAGCGCTTTCCGGGGCTGACTATGAGCCTTATCGGCTATCTGGTGTCTATCCCGGTGTTTTGCGACTCGGGCTTTGTCATTCTCAATTCCTTGAAAGAATCCCTGGCCAAGCGCCTTGAGGTGTCGAGCGTGGCCATGAGTGTGGCGCTGGCCACCGGCCTTTATGCCACCCACACATTTGTGCCGCCCACCCCTGGCCCCATCGCCGCCGCCGGTAACCTGGGGCTGGAGAGTAACCTGGGCTTGGTGATTGGTATCGGCCTGGTGGTGGCCGCCGTAGCGGCACTGGCCGGGCTCTTTTGGGCCAGCCGCTTTAAAAACGTAGAGCCAGACGGCAGCGAGCACGAGCTTAGCCACCAGGATTGGCAGGCCCTTCGCGCCTCTTACGGCAAGCTGCCCAGCGCCTGGCAGGCGTTCTCGCCCATTTTTGTGCCTATTTTGCTTATCTGCCTTGGCTCGGTGGCCAAGTTCCCCAGCCATCCTTTTGGTGAGGGCGGCCTGTTAACCCTCTTTAGTTTCCTCGGCGATCCGCTGCCAGCGCTGCTGATTGGCCTGCTGCTGGCCGTGCCGCTACTAAAAGGCGACAGCAAAGCCGAGGCCTTTGGCCACGCCATTACCGAGGGCATCAAGGCCGCCGCGCCCATTTTGCTGATAACCGGTGCCGGCGGCGCCTTTGGCGCGGTATTAAAAGCCTCGCCCCTTGGCGATTACCTTGGCGCCACTCTCTCGGCTTGGGGCGTGGGTATATTGATGCCGTTCTTGGTGTCGGCAGCGCTCAAAACCGCTCAGGGCTCCTCTACCGTGGCGCTGGTCACCACCTCGGCTTTGGTGGCGCCCATGCTGGCGCAGCTGGGGCTGGACAGTGAAATGGGCCGGGCGCTCACGGTGATGGCCATTGGCGCCGGCGCCATGACGGTGTCTCACGCCAACGACAGCTTCTTCTGGGTGGTGTCGCAATTTAGCGGCATGAAGGTGGGCCTAGCCTATCGCGCCCAAACCATGGCCACCTTGGTGCAAGGGGTTACCGCCATGGTGCTGGTGTACTTACTGAGCCTGGTGCTGCTTTAA
- a CDS encoding diguanylate cyclase domain-containing protein translates to MPIPVKTDLAKLVNQLLDTVFVVDEAGHIVFASQSCKALLGYGQEELVGTAIQALMHPEDIERTLAAAQRVMDGKSHTDFENRYLHKNGQAVDLQWSARWASEEKLRIAVARDITGLKNAQRFRAALYMVTQAAHSADNLSALCQVITEVVTPLPWIEQLHILFFDKKSQRLYHPLGPASTDGPLRPGTALEKVLGQGIAIKARRHPNLPAQGQLRAGPSNWLAVPLLRSQEVLGAVVLEFSEKVSANAREQLQFLASQLAATLERKQADDHLRYLAHHDALTGLANRARFYEQLQKHLTQQQPLALLYLDLDDFKAINDNFGHHWGDQLLCEVACRLRQNAPADAVVARMGGDEFTLLVPGQYSNESLAVQLRCLKAAMALPFDIGGQPLRVSFSLGFALSPQQGVEPEQLMRQADGAMYRQKRQRQA, encoded by the coding sequence ATGCCGATCCCCGTTAAAACTGATTTAGCCAAGCTGGTTAACCAGCTGCTGGATACGGTTTTTGTCGTTGATGAAGCCGGTCATATCGTTTTTGCCAGCCAGTCTTGCAAGGCTCTGCTTGGCTACGGCCAGGAGGAGCTGGTTGGCACCGCTATCCAGGCATTGATGCACCCCGAGGATATCGAGCGCACTTTAGCCGCGGCGCAACGGGTGATGGATGGCAAATCCCACACCGATTTTGAAAACCGCTACCTGCACAAAAATGGCCAGGCTGTCGATTTGCAATGGTCCGCCCGGTGGGCCAGCGAAGAAAAATTGCGGATTGCCGTCGCACGCGACATTACCGGCCTAAAAAATGCCCAGCGGTTTCGCGCCGCTCTTTACATGGTCACCCAGGCCGCGCACAGCGCCGACAACTTAAGCGCGCTATGCCAGGTCATAACAGAGGTGGTTACGCCATTACCCTGGATTGAACAGCTGCACATTCTGTTTTTTGATAAAAAATCGCAACGACTTTACCACCCTCTGGGCCCGGCCAGCACCGATGGTCCATTGCGACCGGGCACGGCCTTAGAGAAAGTGTTGGGCCAAGGCATTGCCATCAAGGCCAGGCGCCACCCCAACCTTCCGGCTCAGGGCCAGCTGCGCGCTGGCCCCAGCAACTGGTTGGCAGTGCCGCTGCTGCGCTCCCAAGAGGTGCTGGGGGCAGTGGTGTTGGAGTTTTCAGAAAAGGTTTCGGCAAACGCCCGTGAGCAACTGCAATTTCTGGCTAGCCAACTGGCAGCGACTCTGGAGCGCAAGCAAGCAGACGACCACCTGCGTTACCTTGCCCACCATGACGCGCTGACCGGCCTGGCCAACCGCGCTCGCTTCTACGAGCAACTGCAAAAGCACCTGACACAGCAACAGCCTCTGGCCTTGCTGTATCTGGATCTCGATGATTTCAAAGCTATTAACGACAACTTTGGTCACCACTGGGGTGACCAACTGCTGTGCGAAGTTGCCTGCCGGCTGCGCCAAAACGCCCCGGCCGATGCCGTGGTAGCTAGGATGGGCGGCGACGAATTCACCCTGTTAGTTCCGGGCCAATACAGCAACGAGAGCCTTGCAGTACAGCTTCGCTGCCTTAAAGCCGCTATGGCCCTGCCTTTTGATATAGGCGGTCAGCCGCTACGGGTAAGTTTCAGCTTGGGCTTTGCACTTTCCCCTCAACAAGGGGTGGAGCCGGAGCAACTGATGCGCCAAGCCGACGGCGCCATGTACCGACAAAAACGCCAACGCCAGGCCTGA